Genomic segment of Pararhodobacter zhoushanensis:
TCACCGTCTCGCCGACTGCCGCCATCAGCTGCCGCGCCAGATCCAGCGCATCGGCACTGACCTGAGCGTTCCCGATCAGCGCACTGATCCCCCGACCGACAGCCGCAGGCGTATTGGGCATCACCCGAACCACAGGCGTGCCCGCCCCCAGCGTATCCTCGATGGCGCGCAACGAGGTTCCGGCAGCGATCGACACAAACACCGTGCCCCCGCCCCCCAAGGCCTGCAACGCGGGCAACGCTGCGCCCATCAATTGCGGCTTGACCGCCAGCAACGCCATCGCCGGTGCCTCGGGCAGCGCGCCGTTCAGCGCGACGCCGGTCGCCTTCAGCCAATCCGACGGGTTGGGTTCGATCACATGCACCGACGTGGCCGGCAGCCCCTCCTTCAGCCAGCCCTCCAGCAAGGCCGAGCCCATCTTGCCGCAGCCCAGCAACACCAGTCCGCGCGCTGCAATATCGCTCATGTCCATAGCTCACCCCCGAGTTTTGCCCGCACCCTAGCGAGGGTGCGGCACCGGGGAAAGCCCCAGATCGGGATCGCGGTCAGGCGTGACCGTAGGCCTGACTGATCGCCAGCTTCAACGCATCCTCAGGGCGGCGATCCGCCCAGGCGACCAGCTGAAAGGCAGGATAAAACCGCTCGCAGGCCGCGACCGCGCTCAGGATCATCTGATCGATCTGCTCGCTGGCCGCGATCTGCCCGCCGCTGAGCAGCAGGCCATAGCGCCACACCAGCAGCGTCTGCGCGGGCCAATAGGTGAACCCGCCCGACCAGCACAGATCATTGGCGTGGTTGAGGATCTCGTAGAAATCGGCCATCCGCGCGGCGGGTGGCTCCATTTCGAACGTGCAGATCAGGCGCAACGTCTCATCCGCGCCCGACCAGGCAAGGGTGAGCGAATAGCTGCGCCACTGACCCTCAACCGCCATGGCGATCTGATCGTCGCCGACCCGATCAAACTCCCACGCGTGATGCTCGGCCAGAGTCTCGACGATGTCGATCGGGTGGATCTCATCCGTCAGTAGATGGTCCTCGGACAGGGGCATGTCCCGGCTTTCTCTGTTCTAGCCTCAACGGGCGCCTGACCCACTATGACTGCGGGCCTTGGCAAGGTGCGGCGGTTTGGTCTCGCCGTCATTACTAGATATGGTGGGTGAAAACCGAAACCCTGTAAAGGAAATTTTCCTGTGGACAAGGTTTGATGTTGGGTGGGTGGGTGTGTGTAGCGCTGTGCGTTGACACCAATTCTTGCAGAAAAGCGGGAACAGGTGAGAACAGCCGATAAGAGCCGATATCCGCTTGGGTTTTCAGAGACTTGCTGATAGCGCGCGAGGCTTGAACGCCACCCCGGCAAACTTGCAGAAACATCGCAAAGAACCCGGTTTTCACACATTCCACTCCCGGCACGTCGCGGCTTTGAACACCCTTTGAAGGCTGATTTCAAAGGGTTTTAAACGGTTGAACCCGGAAAGGACGTTTTCGGAACATACAACTGAGCGGTAAGTTCGGGCCACGAGTTGTATGTTCGGCGCAAGACATTGAAAATACGTTAAACTTTGCCAGAGGACGCGCCGAACAACGGCTGCCGAACATACACGCGATTTTCCGCTCACAAACCGATCACTCACCGAGAACTCCCACCCGCCACTTCCACACTTGCTTGACCGGCCTGCGGATCGCCAGCCGCCCGTACTCCTCTGGCGAGGGGATCCGCGTGCGGAGGCGCACGAACTCAGTTGACCCGCATTTGCCGCAGCCGAAAGGCGGCACATGCAAGGGATGCGACGGACCGCAGACTTTGAGCAGATCGAGCGCCAGATACGCGACCTGCCGGTGACACCGGTTGCATCGAATATCCAGAAGCATGCCGTCATTTGCCGCGTCCTGGAGGGTGCGGTGCGGGCGCGAGGGGTGCGGACGGACGGGATAGAGGTGCTCAGGCATGATAAGAACATTACGCGAACACGATGAGTCGGCAAGCCCACGACGACGTGATAGGCTCTGAGTCGCAGGAGGTGGTCATGTGCAATCTCTACAACCATACGACCGCGGTCGAAGCGATGCGCGGATTGTTTGCGGATCTGGAAAACCGGGCCGGAAATATCGAGACGGGCGAGGTCTATCCCGATCGCCTGGCGCCGATCATTACCCGCGATGGTGAAGGTGCCGTTCTCAGAAAGGCTCGTTGGGGCCTGCCCTCGCCGCAGAAGTTTCATAGCCCCAGCGGCATCGATCGCGGCGTAACCAATGTCCGAAACACAACATCTCCGCACTGGAGGCGGTGGTTAGGCCCTGAGCACAGGTGCCTTGTGCCTATGGACCGCTTCGCCGAGCCACGCGGCGGCAAAGGCGCTGGCAACGCCTGGTTTAAGGTGGTCGGCGATCAACCCGCCTTTTTCGCCGGGATCTGGGTGCCCGAGTGGACCAGCATCCGCAAGCTCAAGGACGGCGAAACGACGGATGATCTCTTCGCCTTCCTGACCTGCGAACCAAATGGGATCGTGGCACCGATCCATCCCAAGGCGATGCCGGTGATCCTGACTGAACCTGCTGAACTTGAAGCATGGCTAGCCGCGCCATGGCCGACGGCCAAGGAAATGCAAAGTCCCCTGAACGATGAGATGCTCGCGGAAGAGGTGTAGACGCCGCATAGAGGTGTAAGGCCACTATGGGCGGAAACCGGACCTTCGCAGCGACATGCGCGAAAGTCTGTAACGCGAGAAAATGCGTCTAATGTTCGAGTGACCCCGTTGCGAATTGAGCCTTGACGCACACCATTTTTATCTATAATTCTAGATATATGGATGAAAAAAACGCACTCGACGCTTTTGCTGCTCTCAGTCAGGCCACCCGCCTGAACGTATTTCGTCTTCTCATCAAAGCTGGAGAGGCCGGTATGTCGGCTGGCGACATCAGCGATACTCTCGGGGTGCGTCAGAACACGATGTCGACCAACTTGGGCGTCCTCGCACGCTCCGGTTTGATCCGGAGTGAACGCGAGGGACGCAGCATCCGCTACTTTGCGGATATGGAAGGGATGCGCGGCCTGCTGGCTTTTCTGATGGAGGATTGCTGCGGCGGTCGCCCGGAGTTGTGCCAGCCGGTCATTAACGAACTAGCTTGTGCCTGTTAGGAGACAGCCATGACAAAGGATATCTATAATGTCCTGTTCCTTTGCACCGGAAACTCCGCCCGGTCGATCATAGCGGAAGCTATTACGAACCGGGAGGGAATCGGTAAATTCAAAGCTTATTCTGCCGGATCGAATCCTGGTTCTGAACCGCACCCCTACACGCTCGATCTTCTTCGAGGCCTGCACCACGATATAGGCTTTGCGCGTTCCAAGAGCTGGGATGAATTCGCAACCCCCGACGCGCCGCAGATGGATTTCGTGTTCACCGTCTGCGACAACGCCGCGGCCGAAGAGTGTCCATTATGGCCGGGTCAGCCAATGACCGCACATTGGGGCGTGCCGGATCCCGTCAAAGTCGCAGGTACAGAAACCGTCAAGCGGCTCGCCTTTTTGGAAACCTATCGGATGCTCCGCAGCCGCATTTCGCTCTTTATCAGCCTGCCGCTTGGCTCGCTTAATCGGATGTCTCTGCAACGCAACCTCGACGACATCGGCAAGTCTGCCGCTAAAGCCGACTGATCTCCTTCTCTTCTGAAAGCCTGATATGACCGATACATCGCTTCCCGCTGCGGCGGGACTGGGACCTTTTGAACGCTGGTTGTCTGTCTGGGTCGCGCTGGCGATTGGCGCAGGGTTGCTACTGGGCAATTTGTTTCCGGGCGCGTTTGCAGCACTCGCCTCTCTGGAAATCGCATCAGTCAACTTGCCCGTGGCAATGCTGATCTGGGCTATGGTCTACCCCATGATGGTCGGTGTCGACTTCGGTGCATTGCGCCAGGTGGGCGATAAGCCCAAGGGGTTGGTCGTCACTCTGGTGGTAAACTGGCTGATCAAGCCCTTCACGATGGCAGCACTCGGCGTGTTGTTTTTCAACTATGTCTTTGCGGGCCTGATCCCGCCAGACGACGCGCAAGCCTATCTGGCGGGCGTGATCCTGCTGGGGGCTGCGCCGTGCACCGCGATGGTGTTCGTCTGGTCGAACCTGACGCGCGGCGACGCCACCTATACGCTGGTTCAGGTCAGTGTGAACGATGTCGTCATGGTCTTTGCTTTTGCGCCTATCGTGGCCTTCCTGCTGGGGGCGACGAACATCGTCGTGCCGTGGGACACCCTGCTTTTGTCGGTTGGTCTCTACGTCATATTGCCTCTATTGGTCGGTTACCTGACGCGACAGCGCCTAATCGCCCAGGGTGGCGAAGCCGCTGTTGATACCTTCAAGTCTCGCGTTCAGCCGTTCTCGATCATCGGCTTGCTGGTAACTGTCGTGCTGCTCTTCGCCTTTCAGGGGGAGGTAATCCTTGAGCGCCCACTGGTGATCGCCCTGATTGCCGTGCCGTTGTTGATCCAGTCCTACGGCATCTTCTTTCTGGCCTACGGGGCCGCGCGGGCGTGGGGCATTCCGTTCAACGTCGCGGCCCCCTGCGCCCTAATCGGCACGTCCAACTTTTTCGAGCTGGCGGTAGCGGTCGCGATCAGCCTGTTCGGTTTGGGGTCAGGCGCGGCGCTGGCTACCGTCGTCGGCGTGCTGGTTGAAGTGCCCGTGATGCTTTCACTCGTCGCATTCGCGAACAGGACGAAGCATTGGTTCCCTTCGGAAGGAGCTTCAAAATGACAGTCGTCATTCACCACAATCCAGACTGCGGCACGTCTCGCAACGTGTTGGCCATCATTGAAGCCTCGGGTGAAACGCCGGTGGTCATCCCCTATCTCGACACTGGCTGGACCCGTCCGCACCTTCTGGCGCTGTTTGCCGCTGCTGGCCTGACGCCGCGCACCGCCCTGCGGACAACAAAATCTCCAGCCGAGGAGCTGGGGCTGCTCGATCCTTCTGTGGGCGACGACGCGTTGCTTGCAGCGATGCTGGAGCACCCCATTCTGGTCAACCGTCCCATCGTCTGTTCACCAAAAGGCGTCCGCCTCTGCCGTCCGAGCGACGTTGTGCTGGACCTTCTCGACCACCTGCCCCCCGGCCCGATGGCCAAAGAGGACGGCTCGCTGCTGATTGACGCGAAAGGAAACCGCGTTGCCTGATACCCCGAATATTGAAGAACGGCACTTCAAGGCAATCGATAGGGATCGGCTGCTTGAACCTGCGCGGGCAACGCACGCCCCGCGCATTCTATTGCTCTATGGCTCGCTACGGGCTCGCTCATTCAGTCGGTTGATGACCGAGGAAGCGGCCCGTATCCTGACTCGATTGGGGGCAGCGACGCGAATCTATTGCCCATCTGGCCTACCGCTGCCGGACGATGCAGAGGCCATTCATCCAAAGGTGCAGGAACTGCGCGATCTGGTCACCTGGTCCGAAGGGATGGTCTGGTGTTCGCCAGAAAGGCACGGTGCCATGACCGGCATCTTGAAAACCCAGATCGACTGGATTCCGCTCTCCCTCGGCGGTGTGCGACCGACGCAGGGAAAGACGCTGGCGGTCATGCAGGTCAGCGGCGGCTCGCAAAGCTTCAATGCTGTGAACCAGCTCCGAGATCCTGGGGCGCTGGATGCGCCTGCTGACGATTCCGAACCAGTCCTCCACGCCGAAGGCCTTTCTAGAATTCGACGATGCCGACCGGATGAAGCCGTCGCCATTCTACGACCGGGTCGTTGATGTAATGGAAGAGCTGATGAAGTTCACGATGCTGACCAGGGACAACAAGGACTACCTGTTGGATCGCTACAGTGAGAGGAAGGAAAGCGCAGCCGATTTGTCGGAGCGCGTCAATCAGAAGGCGATCTGATCGACTTCTGCTAAAATGATTGCGCCAAGGCGAACTTGAGCCGCAATGCAGCAATAGTCTGTTAGGGCCCTAACCTTCCGTTAGCCGCGCGGTCCATCAATGTCCGGTATGGGCCGAGAGCGACAAGCCGGTCACGTGGTCGAGAGGGGCCGTTTCCGCCCTATCCTACGCCCAGTTGTGCCCGCTCCAAACCACCTGCCCGAGGATCTTGATCTCGGTTCAGGTCCACGCCTTTGCGCAGCTCCGGCGCGTATGCTTGGTTATCTGAGTAGAGGATCAGCGACTTCTCGTCGGGGCGCTCGAGGCGCTTGATCCGGGTTTCGCCATCGATGTCGTTGAAGGCGAAGACCTTGCCAGGTGCGACCTCTGATCGCTGGTGGTCGATCAGTGCTAGATCACCAGGCCGTAAACCTGGTGCCATGCTGTCCCCTCGCACGGTTACGAGACACGCTCGAGCTGGGTTCACACCAAGCTTGGCCAACCAGTCACGCCTGAAGGCGAGTGCTCCCACGATCTCTGCATCACCGTTTAGCGCACCCGGACCGGCGCTCGCTTCCGCGGCCAAGCGATGGACGGCTGCGAATTCTTCCCCCGAGATATCGATCGATGGCGGAGGATCCTGAAGGCGTGGCGTCCCGAAATACAGCTCAAGCCCCAGCACACTTGCAAGTTTGTTCAGCGCGGAGAGGTTGTACCGCTTCTCGCCCGTTCGCTCCATGCGGAAGTTCTTGATCAGCGAAGGATGCCCGACTGCGAGCCGGGAGGCTGCTGCGTCGGACAAGCCTTTCTTTTTCAAGGCCTCGTCGATGGTTTCAAGAATCGGATCCATCGCATGTGCATAGCCTGAACAGGCTAATTCGTATAGCCCTAGCTTTTAGCGGCTTGCACTATGTGGCCTCTACAGGCTAGCTTGGCCTCATGACACAGCGAACCGCCCTGATCACCCTCGCTACAACGATGGCCGTCCACCACGGTGTGACCCATTACGCAATCTCGATGCGCGCCCTGGCGAAGGGCGACTTCTTCAGCAAACTCATCGCTGGCGGTGACTGCCGAACGGCAACCGCCGGTCGTTTGATGGCCTGGTTCGACGAGAACTGGCCCGCCGACCTTGAGTGGCCGTGCGACATCCCCCGCCCCCAACCCCGCAAAAAGAAGGAGCGCACGCAATGACGCGGATCCTCCGGGCGCTGCGCGCGCTCGACGACCACTGGCTGGGCGACCTGCTCGGCGCCTGCTTTCTGTTTGGGAGCTTGTGGCTTGGCCTGATGGCCGGGGCGGTGATGCAATGAAAGACTGCAACCTGCCCGCACCCGGCCGCGCTCGCTACCGGGTCGAGTATCGCACCCGTGGCGGCTTCGTCGTCGTGAACCCCGCGGGCCATGTCGTCTACGGCCCCTGCACGCGCGAGCTTGCCGAGACCAAGTGCGACCGGCTCCAGAAGGCAGCCGACGCCACGGCCAAGATCGGCCCTCGCCCCTGCCTGTGCTGCGGCGCGACCTTCCAGAGCGAGGGCATCCACAACCGGATGTGCAACGGCTGCCGGAGGAGCCGCGATCCGCTCAGCGCCTATGGCTATGTCGGGGCCGGTGACGGCCGCAGACCGCGCAAATCGGCGGGGGCCTGAGCATGGCTGAACCGAGATTGCTCAAGATCGACCGCGTCAAGATCGCAGACGTCGACACGACGGGCCGGATGCGCCCGCTGTCCGAGGCCGGTGTGCTGAGCCTGCTCACCTCTATTGAAGAGACCGGCATCTTGAAGGACGCCATTCATGTGCGCCAGAAGAAGGGCGGCCAGCTGGTGCTGATCGCCGGGGGGCACCGGCTGGAAGCGGCACAGCGGCTTGGCTGGGACACCATCGAGGCGAAGGTCTGGGCCGACGTCACCGACGACTGGGCGCAGTTGATAGAGATCGACGACAACATCGCCGGTGCCCAGCTGAATCCTTTGGACACTGCCATCTTTCTCGCCGAGCGCAAGCGGATCTATGAGAAGCTGCACCCGGAGACGAAGCGCGGGGTGGCCGGTGCTGCGGCCCGCTGGGATGCAACTGACACGATGTCAGTCGCATCGTTTGCGGATGCCACTGCCGAGAAGTTCGGCTTGTCCCAACGGCACATATTTCGCGTCATCGCGGCAGGCGCGCACCTCGATCCCCGCGATATCGCCAAGCTGCGCAAGGCCCCGCGCCAGATCACGCTGGAGGATCTGGCCCACATATCCAAGATCAGCCACCCAGATGAGCGCGACGACGTGGTCGAGGCTCTGTCCGAAGGCCGGGCAAAGAACGCAGCCACCGCGCGCGCGCAGTGGAAGGCCGAGCAGGGTGTCGCACCCGCCATTGAAGACCCCGTTGAAGCGGCCTTGAAGGCGCTCAAGACCGCATGGTCGCGCGCGCCGAAAGAAGCCCGCCGCCGCTTCTGCCGCGATCACGGCGACGATCTGGCTGCCCTCCTCTACGAGGGGTCGCCCGAATGAGTGACCTCGCCCCCGCAAAGCTGTGGTGGACGGCCAACGAGCTGGCTGACGCCCTGCTGCCCGACGTGCCCGCGACGCAGCAAGGCGTCGAACGCTGGGCCAAGCGCGTCAATCTGCGCGCGAACTCCCAGGTGGCCCGCCGTCGCTCAGGTCGCGGGGGCGGCTGGGAATATCACTGGACCGCCCTGCCCCTCGCCGCGCGCAAGGCGCTGCTGATTGATGCCTCGGTGCCCGCCCAGGCGGATGCGGTCAGCCGGGGGCAAATCTGGACCTGGTTCGAGGAACTGCCCGACACCGTGCAGGACAAGGCCAAACACCGTCTCACCTGCGTGCAGGCCATTGAAGCCCTCGAGCGTGGTCTCGGCCGCGATCTGGCGATCAAGGAAGTGGCCAGGCTCAAGGGCGTGAGCGCGCGGACACTGTGGAACTGGATGGGGATGGTGGAAGGCGTGCGCACGGACGACAGGCTCCCTCACCTCGCGCCGAAACACCGCGCCGTCGCGCGCAAGGTCACCCGCGCCGAGTTCGACGAGGAGTTCTTCGACTGGCTCGCCGCTGACTATCTGCGGCTCGAGCGTCCGTCCTTCTCGTCCAGCTACCGGCGCGCCGAGCGCGTGGCGCGGCAAAACAGCTGGGTCACTGCGCCCGAACGCACCATGCGCCGGTATCTCGACGCGCGGATCAGCCAGCCCGGCCAGATCCTCGCCCGCATGGGTCTCGATGCGCTCAAGCGGATGTATCCGCCCCAGCGCCGCGACAAGACCGCGCTGCATGCGCTCGAGGTGGTCAACGGCGACTTCCACAAGTTCGACGTCTTCGTGCGCTGGCCCGGCATTGATGCCCCGGTGCGCCCGCAGATGGTGGCCTGGCAGGACGTCTATTCCGGCCGGGTGTTGTCCTGGCGGCTGGACCTGACCGCCAATGCCCGCGCGGTCATGCTGGCGGCGGGCGACATGATCGAGGACTGGGGCATTCCCGAGCACATCCTGCTCGACAACGGGCGCGAGTTCGCGGCCAAGGAAGTCACCGGCGGTTCAGAAACCCGCAACCGGTTCAAGCATCTGGAAGCCGATATTCCGGGCCTCTTTACCGCGCTCGGCTGCGAGATCCATTGGGCCACGCCCTATGCCGGGCAATCAAAGCCCATCGAGCGCGCCTTCCGCGATATGTGCGACGCCATCGCCAAGGATCCGCGCTTTGCGGGGGCATGGACCGGCAACAAGCCCGAGGCGAAGCCCGAGAACTACGCCAGCAAGGCGGTGCCCTTTGACGACTTCCTGCGCGTGGTCAGTGAGGGGATCGAGGAGCATAATTTGCGTCAGGGACGTCGCTCCGAGATCGCGTGGGGCCGGTCCTTCGCCGAAGTGTTCGCCGAGAGCTACGAGACCTCCGCCATTCGCAAGGCAACCGAGGCGCAGCGCCGGTTCTGGCTGATGGGGGCCAAGGGCCTGCGCGTGCACAAGACCACGGCGAAGATCACCTTTATGGGCAACGAGTACTGGTCCGAGTGGCTGCATGGTCATGCGGGTGAGCGGGTCATCGTGCGCTTTGACCCGGCCGATCTGCACGGCGGGATCCACGTTTACGGCTTCGACAACGCCTATCTCGGCACCGCCGCCTGCCATCTTCCCGCAGGCTTCCTGTCCATCGATGCCGCCCGCGAGCACAACCGGGCGCGCAAGGACTGGATGAAGGCCGAGCGCAAGGCGCTGGACGCGCATCGCAAGCTGAGTGCCCGCGAGCTGGGCGTCGATCTGGACGCGGTGGCGCCCACCGATGCGGCGCCCGATCCGCAGGCCAAGGTCGTGCGGCCGATGTTCAACGCCAAGCCTCGGGTAGACGCAACACCCGCGCCTCGCCCCGAGGTCGAAGCGGCGCAGGCGACGGTGGTCGCCGATCTCGCTGCCCGCCGGGCACCCAAGGTGGCCGACGAGACGCCCAAACAACGCTTCGGGCGGGCGCTGGAGCTGGAGCGGGCTGTCGAGGCGGGCGGGATCATCACCGAGGCGCAGGCGCATTGGCTGCGCGTCTACCAATCCACGCCCGAGTACCGCGCCGAGCACATGCTCTGGTCGGACTTTGGCGACGCGTATTTCGGATGAGGGAACCGCCGAGGCATGACGGTGACGTCAGGGACCCCGGCGGCAACACGCAAACACGGGATCAACTGAACAGGCTTAATGATGACAGATGAACCAAGACTATACAATAGCGTGGCACCGCTGCGGAATGTCGCGGCCCTCACTGCGCTGATCGACCGGGTGCACAGCCGCGCCATCGGCCTGCCCGGCATGGCCTGCTTTTACGGCTTCTCGGGCTATGGCAAATCCACCGCCGCGATCTATGCCGCCAACCGCTTCCAGGCGGTGCTGGTGCAGTGCAAGAGCGCCTGGACCAAGAAGAACCTCTGCGCCGCGATCCTCGCCGAGCTGGGCCTGCCCGCCAAGGGCAACACCGCCGACATGGTCGACCGCGTCGCCGCCGAGCTGGCCATGCGCGGCGTGCCGCTGATCGTCGACGAGGCTGATCACTTGGTGGCGCGCAAGATGGTCGAGATCGTGCGCGACATCTACGAGGGTTCACAGGCCCCGGTGATCCTGATCGGCGAGGAGCTGCTGCCGCAAAAGCTCAAGGAATGGGAGCGGGTGCATGGCCGCATGCTCGACTGGGTTGCCGCCGAGCCTGCGGATCTGAGCGATCTCAACCACCTCGCGCCGATCTATGCGCCCGGCATTGCGATTGCCCCCGATCTCAAGCAGGCGCTCTTGCGCGTCTCGCACGGCTCGACTCGACGCGTCTGCGTCAACCTCGCGCATGTCTATGAGCGCGCGCAGGTGCTGGGTCAGGGCCAGATGCAGGCCGTGGATTTTGACCCGCGCCATTTCTACACCGGCACCGCCCCGCAGGCGCGTCGCCCGCAAGTCGCGGGGCAGATCTGATGGGCGCGCATCAGCAACGCCTGGCCAGCGATCAGGCCGCGTGGAACGCAGCGCGCCGTCTGCCCAAGTTCAGCTATGCCGCCCTCGCCGCCGAGGCCGGGGTGCCCATCGAGCGCGCCACAAGGCTGACCCGAGGCTGGGTGCGCGTGGGCGTGGTCGAGGAGCTGGGCCGGGTCGGCAGCAACAAGCTGATCTTCCGGGTCTGCCGCGATGTCGAGACGCCGCCGCAGTCGCGCCCCGACCAGAGCGCCGAGGGCAACATGTGGCGCACCATGCGTGCCTTGCGCGCGGCCTTCACGCCCACCGACATCGCCGCGCATGCGACCACCGAGGCCGTCCGCGCCTCGACCGCCGACGCGCAGGCGTACTGCCAGATGCTGGTGCGCGCGGGCTATCTCAAGGTCGCGCGCAAGGCGGTGCCCAACCGCCGCGAGGCGGTCTACCGGCTGGTCAAGGACACCGGCCCCAAGCCGCCGCGCGAGCGCCGCTTGCGCGTGGTCTGGGACGACAATCTGGCCGAGGTCACGCATCTGCCGGTCGCTGGATCAGGCGGTGAGGCATGAGCCGCCCGGTCAGGATTGCGCTGGCCCATTGGGGCGCCGAGCTGCCCGACTGGGTGCTCGCACTCGCCCGCGCCTGCGAGACGAGCAGCCAGAACAAGGTCGCAGCCCGGCTCGACCGCTCGGCAGCACTGGTCTCGAATGTGCTCCGCAAAAGCTACAGCGGCAACATGGCTGCGGTCGAGGAGCTGGTGCGCGGCGTGTACCTCGCCGAGACCATCGCCTGCCCCGCGCTCGGCACCCTGCCGCTGCACGAATGCCGCGCCTGGCGCGATAAGGCGCGCAGCTTCCAGAACACCAACGCCCTGCGGGTGCGGATGTACCGCGCCTGCCAGACCTGCCCGCGCTTTGCCCCCGCAGCGCCGGGTGACCCCCAAACACAGACCCAGCCCCTGTCGAAAGGATCCGCCGATGACTGAGCATCGCCCCCTTCCCATCCCCGATGGCCGCGTCGCCGTGTCGGGCAAGACCTACATGCCCGACGCCAAGGGCAAGCTGGTGCCGGTCGAGCTGATCGAGGCCGCCGCCCTGCTCGAGGACGAGACGGTGCGCAAGATCGCCGGATACGGCCTCGCGCTCAGCGAGCAGGTCGAGCGCTTCAAGGCGCACACGTTTGAGGATCTCGGGGCCTTCGAGGCGATCCTCGCGCAGGAATACGGCGCCTCCAAGGGCGGCGCCAAGGGCAACAAGACGTTCCTCTCCTTCGACGGCCTCTGGAAGGTTCAGGTTCAGGTCGCCGATCACATCGACTTCGGCCCGCAGTTGCAGATTGCAAAGGAGCTGGTCGACGAGTGCCTGAATGAATGGGCGCAGGACGCCCGCGCCGAGATCCGCGCCATCGTCACGCGGGCCTTCAACACCGACAAGGCAGGGCAGATCAACCGCTCGGAGATCTTCATGCTGCTGCGCCTCGAGATCGAGGACGCCCGCTGGCTGGAAGCCATGCGCGCCATCCGCGACGCGATGCGGATCGTCGGCTCGAAGACCTACGTGCGCCTCTACCGCCGCGAGACGCTGGAGGCGGCGTGGCAGGCGGTGACCATCGATCTGGCGAAAGCGTGAGGGAGGCGAGAATGGCCAAGGAAATCACCACGATTGAGACTACGCTCTATGAGACCACCGGCGAACCGGGGCCGTTCATTCAGCACGAGATCGCCGCGTTTCAGATCATTAGCACCACCTGCCGCGTGCGGCTGAGCCCCGAGGGCGACATGATGTTCCTCAGCATTGGCCAGCGCGACTTCTCGCTCTCGATGCTGGATCTGGCCGCGACGGCGGCGCTGGCGGTCGATGGGCATCTCAGGGCCGAGATCAAGGCGCGGGTGCTCGGCAACCGCAAGCCCGTGGAGGTCGCCGACAGCCTCGTTCCTGCACGGGGTATCGTCGAGGCGGACGGGTTCATCACCCTGCATCCCCGGAGGCCGTGATGAACGCCGCCATGATCCGCAAGGTCCATGTGGGCTGCAGGCAGCTGGGTCTCGATACCGAGACCCGGCACGACCTGCAGCGTCAGATCACCGGAAAGGACAGCCTCTCGGCCATGTCCGAACCCGAGCTTAAAGCGGTCTTGAAGGCCCTTGAAAACCGGGGCTTCAATCCTGCGGCAAGGGGCCGTCACAAACCCGCGCCGCGCGCCGATCTGCGCTATGTCCACAAGCTCTGGACCCTGCTGGGCACGGCCGGTGCCCTGCGCCAGCCCGGCCGCGCCGGTCTCAACGCCTTCCTCCGCGAGCGCTTCGCGGCGAGCTGGGGCAGCGTGCCCGCCGATATCGACATGCTGC
This window contains:
- the proC gene encoding pyrroline-5-carboxylate reductase, with translation MDMSDIAARGLVLLGCGKMGSALLEGWLKEGLPATSVHVIEPNPSDWLKATGVALNGALPEAPAMALLAVKPQLMGAALPALQALGGGGTVFVSIAAGTSLRAIEDTLGAGTPVVRVMPNTPAAVGRGISALIGNAQVSADALDLARQLMAAVGETVMLESESQMDAVTGVSGSGPAYVFHLIEALAAAGVAEGLPEDMAMKLARATVCGAGELAQQSAESAAQLRINVTSPGGTTAAALAVLMNEQDGFPALLKRGVKAATDRSRELGQ
- a CDS encoding type III secretion system chaperone family protein — translated: MPLSEDHLLTDEIHPIDIVETLAEHHAWEFDRVGDDQIAMAVEGQWRSYSLTLAWSGADETLRLICTFEMEPPAARMADFYEILNHANDLCWSGGFTYWPAQTLLVWRYGLLLSGGQIAASEQIDQMILSAVAACERFYPAFQLVAWADRRPEDALKLAISQAYGHA
- a CDS encoding zinc ribbon-containing protein, producing MPEHLYPVRPHPSRPHRTLQDAANDGMLLDIRCNRCHRQVAYLALDLLKVCGPSHPLHVPPFGCGKCGSTEFVRLRTRIPSPEEYGRLAIRRPVKQVWKWRVGVLGE
- a CDS encoding SOS response-associated peptidase, which encodes MCNLYNHTTAVEAMRGLFADLENRAGNIETGEVYPDRLAPIITRDGEGAVLRKARWGLPSPQKFHSPSGIDRGVTNVRNTTSPHWRRWLGPEHRCLVPMDRFAEPRGGKGAGNAWFKVVGDQPAFFAGIWVPEWTSIRKLKDGETTDDLFAFLTCEPNGIVAPIHPKAMPVILTEPAELEAWLAAPWPTAKEMQSPLNDEMLAEEV
- a CDS encoding ArsR/SmtB family transcription factor translates to MDEKNALDAFAALSQATRLNVFRLLIKAGEAGMSAGDISDTLGVRQNTMSTNLGVLARSGLIRSEREGRSIRYFADMEGMRGLLAFLMEDCCGGRPELCQPVINELACAC
- a CDS encoding arsenate reductase ArsC; the protein is MTKDIYNVLFLCTGNSARSIIAEAITNREGIGKFKAYSAGSNPGSEPHPYTLDLLRGLHHDIGFARSKSWDEFATPDAPQMDFVFTVCDNAAAEECPLWPGQPMTAHWGVPDPVKVAGTETVKRLAFLETYRMLRSRISLFISLPLGSLNRMSLQRNLDDIGKSAAKAD
- the arsB gene encoding ACR3 family arsenite efflux transporter is translated as MTDTSLPAAAGLGPFERWLSVWVALAIGAGLLLGNLFPGAFAALASLEIASVNLPVAMLIWAMVYPMMVGVDFGALRQVGDKPKGLVVTLVVNWLIKPFTMAALGVLFFNYVFAGLIPPDDAQAYLAGVILLGAAPCTAMVFVWSNLTRGDATYTLVQVSVNDVVMVFAFAPIVAFLLGATNIVVPWDTLLLSVGLYVILPLLVGYLTRQRLIAQGGEAAVDTFKSRVQPFSIIGLLVTVVLLFAFQGEVILERPLVIALIAVPLLIQSYGIFFLAYGAARAWGIPFNVAAPCALIGTSNFFELAVAVAISLFGLGSGAALATVVGVLVEVPVMLSLVAFANRTKHWFPSEGASK
- the arsC gene encoding arsenate reductase (glutaredoxin) (This arsenate reductase requires both glutathione and glutaredoxin to convert arsenate to arsenite, after which the efflux transporter formed by ArsA and ArsB can extrude the arsenite from the cell, providing resistance.), giving the protein MTVVIHHNPDCGTSRNVLAIIEASGETPVVIPYLDTGWTRPHLLALFAAAGLTPRTALRTTKSPAEELGLLDPSVGDDALLAAMLEHPILVNRPIVCSPKGVRLCRPSDVVLDLLDHLPPGPMAKEDGSLLIDAKGNRVA
- a CDS encoding S24 family peptidase is translated as MDPILETIDEALKKKGLSDAAASRLAVGHPSLIKNFRMERTGEKRYNLSALNKLASVLGLELYFGTPRLQDPPPSIDISGEEFAAVHRLAAEASAGPGALNGDAEIVGALAFRRDWLAKLGVNPARACLVTVRGDSMAPGLRPGDLALIDHQRSEVAPGKVFAFNDIDGETRIKRLERPDEKSLILYSDNQAYAPELRKGVDLNRDQDPRAGGLERAQLGVG